GGAATCCTTTTAAGCAGATGGTTTAGTAATTGTGTTTGTATGGCCTCAAACACCGCCATCAGTTCATAGCTAATTTGCTGCCCTTTAAGCCGATGAATAAATTGATTCTCAGCTTGATTGAAAATGTCATTACTGGCACAGCCTTAGTTCCCCTTAGGTAGATCTGCTGCCTTAGCTTTCAGTCCATAGGGAATGTAAGATGAATCAGGAACAAGACACGACTGACACTCTACTGACACCTTGAGGTTGTATATGTATGCCactcttttttttacagtaccTTGAGTTTGCAGAGGCTGTGATATGGACCAGCTCTGTAGGGTAGGCGACCATTGTTGTGGGCATCATCGCCCAGGGTAACAGAGTGCCGTCTGTTACCCTGTTTCAGCAGTTCTCTTACAAGCCACAGAGGTTGTCGCTTACGGCCCTCTGAGTAACCCACAATGTCTGCACCAGGGGCCCCGCTCTCCCCCTGTATCTCTTGCACTGAGGTCTTAGCCTTCTTCTCCCCTATGCCCCATAGTTCAGTTACGATGCTGGAGAAAGGAAAAAGGTTCTGTAGTGTCCACACTTTCGTTGTTCTTACAGAGTTATATAATGATACGGCTGTAGTAGCATGAGTACAATACTTTTTACGTTTTATGGATCAGAGGCCTCTAGAAGGCCTGACATTTTGACTGTTCTGAATAAGAAGTAACACATATCAGTGGTAGTTTATGGTTGTGCACAACTTCACTGTGAGGGTTTGCACTTGGCTTAATACTGCTAGGCAATGATGCAACAAACTTGCTGTAGCAATTACATTTGTTTACCCAAATGGTTGAAAGGAGGTAAACATATAACAGCACTTCAATTTAGTAACGCTGGGGAAATCGGATTATATGTGGTCCAATTAATTAAGCTTTCAATTTAATATGGTAAATGTCCACTGCTGCTACCAGTCCCATGACAACAGTAAACAGTCTCTGACTGAGCCCCATTTGAGGAAAACAAAGAAACGCAGGGAGAAAAGAAAGGTAATACCCTCTAGTCTGGGTATtacctggataagagcgtctgctaaatgactaaatgtagtctaAACCCTTGTTCCATGCTGAGATTAAAGTTCATATGGACCATGACGCCCAAGCCaagaaaatgaaaataattaCACAATAACCCTGCGTAAAACAGCTATGGTCGCTTGTTAAATGCAACAAGACCAAAGTATCTCATGACAAACCAATCAATGAAAATTACCTTGGTACATTTTGAGTTTCCAATTTGCCAGCAGCCGAGGATGGACGAGCTTCCTTGGACAGCGGCATTTCTTCAACAAAGTTCCAATCTCCCAAGGTGAAGCTGTAAAATGCCGACTGAGAACGCTTGTTCCTTTGACAGTCCTGCCCACAGAGCATGCTCTCATATTACCTGAAACTCTAGTATTACACCTGGATGGGTTGGGACGCTTCGGTAACCAACGAGGCCACGACAACAATCACAACTAGATACAATGAACAATGGCATTTTACACTCTGTACATCTAAATTCTTATCAGATTTTGACTTGTAAAtcacaaaaacaaatgtttctaatacatttacattagaaGCTTGACAGAGAACCTATCGTTCTTTGAACAAACTTTTGAAAGAAAAGTGAAACATCAAAACCATAAAATTACATTGCTGCAGTATTGATAAATTACACATAAGAACAGAGGTAGCTTTGCAGTAGATCAAGTGACTTTATTATCAATAACAACCCTGTTATTGTCACACACTACATCAACACTCCAGATCCAGTGAGACTCTTATTGACTTGAGAGGGTCTGTGGTTGACAGTTTCTGCACTACAAGGGACCAGGCCAGCAAGACAACCTTTCTGGTTTGGAAAATTTAGGGGGGATATTTGTCACTTTCTTCACCTGGCTAGAAGGGGTTCCTTTGCTCAGGAATGTTTGGACAACCTCCTTATCTGTCAAGAAatcaaattacatttacattcagaaAATAGTTATTAAAATAGctgtggtgtgttccacagcatACTGTGTATATTACACTACCTCTTTCAGGTAGAAGTTTGTAAAACTGCTGGAGATCCTGGGGTTGGAGAGCCCCAAGCACAGTGGTGACATCTGTGGTTTTCCCTCCAAAGTGTCTGTCATAGGTGGTCAACTGTGCTGCATTCTCCTGATTGTAGATATGACTATGAACAACAGTCGGTACTGCAAAACACAAAATACAGACCTTCACAGAGAGTCTTTATAACTAATTGCAGCTGAGAGGTTATTTTAACAGTTATTCTAGTGTTACCTATGCCCCTCGGTGCCACTTCATGTAGAGCATTGCAGCCATATCGGGACATGTTGCCTTGAAGTGCAGATTTTTGTCTCGGCTCCTGGTAATTGTGCCTCATCTCGGTCTGAATAGAATAAGGAGCCTGCTGTTTGCAGCTCAGGGGTGCAAGAATGGTTTGGTTCCTATGATATCCTGTAAGAAACGTCCCAAGAGAATCAAGACTTAACATGTTTAAGAGCAAGGAGTTTAGGGAATATGTTGCTCATCAATACAATAGTTTTATGTAATACACGTTGCAACATGTTGCAATTTACTCACTATTTTCAATTCTGTTCATAATAGTGATAGACCATATTGTTGCATTCTGGGTTATATCTTTACCTTGGGGGACACCCAGGAAGTCTGTCCTGTAGGTGGAGCGATACTGAGCTGTTAAGGTATTACGGAGTTCCTCCTCAGAAGGAGGGTTCTTCCACTGAGATTGGCCATCTGCAGCCAATTGTTTCGATCCCTTGGGCAGCCTCCACACCATGAAAGACTGGAAGGTGCAGGATTAGACATGAATTAATGCTACAATACTTTAATCAAGAGCTTCTTTACAATTCATTTCACTTAGAGCAATCTTCTGTGTGATAGTATGGAATCTTGTTCATAATGAAGGGAAACATAAGAGGGGAAGGAAACTGTCCTCTACCAACTATGCTGTAGACTGCCCTCTACCTATCTAGCTAACTACCTACGTACCTGGCTAGGATGAGGGTTATTTCTCCTGTTTCCAGAGGAAGAGCCTGTACTAATGCAGTCAGGTTTACATACTGGCTTCCAGTGGAAGTCCTGATTGTAGACAGTTGAGCCCACGGGACCACATAACGAATAAGGGTTTCTGAAGGCTTTTGTTGTTGTCGGGCTAAAAGAAATACATCTGCATTACTGTATAACGCAGGCTACAATGAGACAAAGATTCAATcgaaaaatataaaaatgtaatCAATGTGAAATGTTCATTTAGTTTATCGTACCGTATAACTTGAGTTGATGAATTGGGGCGGTAAATAAAATCTCTTTTCTGAGATGTCTCATAGGGGTCCCACCACGGCTTCTCATCTCCAAAAATCAAAAATGTATTCCACcatttaataaaatgatcagaaCAGGATACTTTTTTACATTTCTAACACAGTCGCCTAACTAGTGTGAACATGAGCCTAATGGCCCAATAGTGGCCAAGTGTGCAAACCACCGGGCATATCATTCCGCCAGATCATTCCATTCCCTAGGGCTACTAGGCCATGTTTAGACCTGCAATGATTTTTCGTGGTCGTTCTAATCGACACTCAAGCGGAGTAGGCCTAAACCATCCCTGTCTATATACATTGTTTGGCCAGCAAACCATATGAAGATGTAATTCTGCTTATTCTGAGATGGGTTGAAATACCACAAGGATACTCACCTAAGGCTGGCATTTTTGTCAAGACTCACACTCGTTGGTTGCCAAATTGATTTTGGGCCACAAGAGCCAAATCCAACCATGTCTTCGTTAATTCCTTCTACATCTGGTGCATATCCTACCTGTGTACTCAAGTCACAAACGTGTCCAGGTTAAATGAATGTAGGCAGTCATTAGGTTATTTATTATGTAGGAAACTGTACCTAGTCAGTCGTGATTACATCAAAACCAAAAATGTTGCTTCTGGAGTTTGCATCGTAACGCGATGAATGCCCTGAGACAGGGTTCTTGAAATGTGTTGTTATGGGAGACGTACACAAACTGAGTGATGATGGATGCTCAGCAGGGGGGAAGTGACGCATGAAAGATTCAGGATTAGATGGCCCAAAGAACTTCTCTTTGGATGGACTGAAGCGTGGCTGGCTACTTCAAACCAGGAccattgagagaaagagatatataATTGATCTAGCATATGCATCATCGCAGGCAGGCATCGACCAAGATTACATATTGTAACTCTACGGGGACATGCAGTTGTTTAAATAATCGTGTAACGTTGACAAACCCCACCCACATGGGCAAATGGTTTCTAGGGGGCACCGGGCACGGATTTTTTATTCGTTCGTTCATAGTCGAAAAGGCATAAAGCATTGTAAAGTTCAAACACAAACCCCAGACAAAAAAAATGATTTAATCAATGTCGATTTTTTATCATTAAAGTGTTTTATGTTTATTCAATCCAACTCAAGTTTTGCGCCATAAGACACAAATACGTTTCTTGAAAGACGACCAATCATTCAGCATTCTCAGACGGTTCTACTAGCATCCTCATGGACTTAAGTAAATTGGCCAAtaacattagattcagagttggCGGTAGCCAATGGGATGCAGAGTGTCCTGAAACGCTAAACCCACACATTTCCCTCTGCAGGAAAAGACCGCGCATTGATTGAGATTTCTTGTGTTCCATTGTCTCACACTACATAGAGTCAGGGATAACTAGCTAGTGTAGCTAACTATCTAGCTATATATCTGAGGGTGAGTATTTACATCACAGCACCCGAGCACGTTATACATATTGTTGGGATTGTGCTACATACTAGGACATACTACACATACGTGTAGTATGTCCTGAATATAGATTATTGGGGCCGATAACGTTAGCTAGACTGTAGTGCAGTGCACCGGGCCCAGCATAGATAACAAagagtagctagctagttagcttagtTGCAAAACAGACGCGCATACTGCAATATGGTAGTGTCTGTATTGTCTTCAGTTAGCTATGGTGTGGACCTGTGGTTGATGTCCTTACATTCTACACCGTAATTTTTTATGGTTTACTAAATACCCATGCTAAGACATGTTCGCGTATCCATCTTGCTAGCTCTAGTCTGGACCACATTTCAG
The genomic region above belongs to Osmerus eperlanus chromosome 11, fOsmEpe2.1, whole genome shotgun sequence and contains:
- the LOC134029129 gene encoding testis-expressed protein 26-like isoform X2, which produces MPALDEKPWWDPYETSQKRDFIYRPNSSTQVIRPTTTKAFRNPYSLCGPVGSTVYNQDFHWKPVCKPDCISTGSSSGNRRNNPHPSQSFMVWRLPKGSKQLAADGQSQWKNPPSEEELRNTLTAQYRSTYRTDFLGVPQGYHRNQTILAPLSCKQQAPYSIQTEMRHNYQEPRQKSALQGNMSRYGCNALHEVAPRGIVPTVVHSHIYNQENAAQLTTYDRHFGGKTTDVTTVLGALQPQDLQQFYKLLPERDKEVVQTFLSKGTPSSQVKKVTNIPPKFSKPERLSCWPGPL
- the LOC134029129 gene encoding testis-expressed protein 26-like isoform X1, whose translation is MPALDEKPWWDPYETSQKRDFIYRPNSSTQVIRCISFSPTTTKAFRNPYSLCGPVGSTVYNQDFHWKPVCKPDCISTGSSSGNRRNNPHPSQSFMVWRLPKGSKQLAADGQSQWKNPPSEEELRNTLTAQYRSTYRTDFLGVPQGYHRNQTILAPLSCKQQAPYSIQTEMRHNYQEPRQKSALQGNMSRYGCNALHEVAPRGIVPTVVHSHIYNQENAAQLTTYDRHFGGKTTDVTTVLGALQPQDLQQFYKLLPERDKEVVQTFLSKGTPSSQVKKVTNIPPKFSKPERLSCWPGPL